In Lathyrus oleraceus cultivar Zhongwan6 chromosome 2, CAAS_Psat_ZW6_1.0, whole genome shotgun sequence, the DNA window aaatttgaggtgctacacttagCAAAAAAACTTAGCAAAAAAGGTCGATATAGACATATAACATTTACATAAGCCAGAAACGCAGAAAGCAGATATGGAAACAAGGAGCAACAAGCAGAGCAGATAAAGCAACAAGCAAATTAGAAAGTAACAAACAAAAaaaatcctaggtgcctaagggtttggaggtggaggcatcctaTGGAGCAGCTAGgacaacatgttctgaatgttgacattgaCAGAATCCTGTTGGTCCAGTCTAGCTCAAACTACCTGTTGTTCTTTCTGCAGCTTTTCAAGGGTCTTCAGGACCAGAGGGACGAAGTTGAAGGTCTCCCCCTGAGTCAGTGCATCATTTTTGGCAGCAGACTCTTCAACAAGGCGAGCTGCTTCTTCAGCGGCAGCTTTTGCTTTTTCCTCAGCttcagcaacaacagcatcagcaagagctttggcttcagcttctttgattctctgaagttcttcttgtcttgctttctcttcagcttcctgTCTTGCCCGCTCCTCAACTTCTCTGGCTAGACGCTCTTGGAGTCTGATCCtagcgtctctgatgaagtcattgtggacttgttcagagaggcctttcagcttgaaggcttcagaggtcatccaacttatcacttTGTTCTAGTGAATCCTTACagcagagggatcatcactgatgccagagttgatggtcagagacttgaccttgtcaattgaagactctgcaaaaaccGTAATTGCTTCCTCAAGGGTTAGAAGGATGGTTTCTGGTTCAGAGacaaagataatatatatatatatatatatatatatatatatatatttagataaataatatattaaaacacatgtcggcaagccggaactttgccgatttcagagataagtgtagaatattaccttgtgtgaagaggatgaacttctgatcgtccaaatgatcgaccgaaagctggaaaccgtcaccgacgcagtgctgcctgccttcgtgagtacctgacttcaacgtcgcttttgatcggtgaaacgacgccggaatgaaatgaaccttggatatttgtgacctggactcaacgaacttcaaagatatgaaatcggttttgtgtttcggtgaataatcggaacgattttgggttaccgaaaatgaagaacaagtgaaatacggtaatgcttttggaaaaatatttcttttcaattctctgtttctctcaccacacgtctttttccttactgatccaccttcctttctttctctctttttcttactaaccacatctatatatatatatatatttagattacttaaacaataag includes these proteins:
- the LOC127118883 gene encoding eukaryotic translation initiation factor 4 gamma-like; protein product: MTSEAFKLKGLSEQVHNDFIRDARIRLQERLAREVEERARQEAEEKARQEELQRIKEAEAKALADAVVAEAEEKAKAAAEEAARLVEESAAKNDALTQGETFNFVPLVLKTLEKLQKEQQVIYHSILHCTMAVRIGIKRILCTKEQVFP